The window ATAATGCTGACCAGTGTGAACAAGAATAGGTTGAAACCGGCGGTGTTTTTTCAACGCTTCATACACGGGCGCAACTTTCATGAAGTTTGGCCTCGCGCCACCGACAAGTAGTATCTTCTTCTTTTTCATGATCTTATCCTATGATTATATCCGTAAACACTTCAACCACAAGCACATTATCACAAAACCGACTGAAGCACTTTCTTTACTTTTTGATTTCTACTTCTTTACAGTTCTTTACGTTACTTATCTTCTTGATTTCTAGACGTCTAATTTTCTGCTTTGTGAAGCTTCCTAACTTCTTGGTTTCTTTAGTTCTAAGGTTCCCAACTTCCCAATTTCCTAACCTCTCAACTTCTGGCATTTGTTGAAATGTACCATTCTATTGTCTTTCTTAGTCCGGTTTCAAAATCCGTCTTTGCCTCAAACCCGAATTCCTGATACGCCTTTGACGTATCCAGCATGCGGCGTGGTTGTCCGTCGGGTTTTGATTTATCCCATTTTATCTCGCCATTGAATTTCATCAAATGTGCGATGAGCCCGACCAGATCCTTTATAGAGATCTCAAAACCAGCGCCGATGTTGACCGGTTCTGGTTTGTTGTATTTTTCAGTCGCAAGGACAATAGCCTCAGCGCAATCCTCGACATAAAGGAATTCTCTTGTCGCCTTGCCTGTCCCCCATACGATGACGGAGTCATCGTTTCTCCGTGGCTCCTTTTCTCCGGTGCTCCGTTTCAGCCGTCGCAAGACGGCACTTTTACCGCCCATTGCATCGGTGAATTTCTTTATCAACGCAGGAATGACATGCGAAGATGCCGGATGAAAGTTGTCACCAGGTCCATAGAGATTAACCGGCATCAGGAAAATCGAATTGAATCCGTACTGCTGGCGGTAGGCTATTGATTGAACGAGAAGCATCTTCTTTGCGAGACCGTACGGTGCGTTTGTCTCCTCGGGATAACCATTCCATAGATTTTCTTCTTTGAACGGCACAGGCGTGAATTTTGGATAACAGCAAATGGTACCGAGAGCAACGAATTTCTCTATTTTGTTTCTATATGCCTGATCCAAAAGGAAAACACCCATTGTTAGGTTATCATAGAAAAACTCACCAGGATGGTCACGGTTAGCACCGATCCCGCCCACTCGTGCCGCAAGGTGAATCACAATATCCGGTTTAGTATCGACGTACATCCTCAGGACGTCATTTATATCCCGCAAATCGTATACATCGATATCCGCAACAAACAGATTCTCGTAACCATGTTGCTTGAAGGCATTCACCAAATGACCACCAAGAAACCCCCTGCCACCGGTAATACAGATA is drawn from candidate division WOR-3 bacterium and contains these coding sequences:
- a CDS encoding GDP-L-fucose synthase encodes the protein MKDKRICITGGRGFLGGHLVNAFKQHGYENLFVADIDVYDLRDINDVLRMYVDTKPDIVIHLAARVGGIGANRDHPGEFFYDNLTMGVFLLDQAYRNKIEKFVALGTICCYPKFTPVPFKEENLWNGYPEETNAPYGLAKKMLLVQSIAYRQQYGFNSIFLMPVNLYGPGDNFHPASSHVIPALIKKFTDAMGGKSAVLRRLKRSTGEKEPRRNDDSVIVWGTGKATREFLYVEDCAEAIVLATEKYNKPEPVNIGAGFEISIKDLVGLIAHLMKFNGEIKWDKSKPDGQPRRMLDTSKAYQEFGFEAKTDFETGLRKTIEWYISTNARS